A single uncultured Acetobacterium sp. DNA region contains:
- a CDS encoding chemotaxis protein CheW: MIVYKQKDFLNYMPDVQECNKSISDLNDQWDNIKLLSEINCPIQSKSVLPNMTKIQSGFIDLQEELIDTLVSEKLKKMEQKIISKTQVAIDILIRNLFERTADIGFLATDDDIRRFVENEARTESDRNQILSRMREYVAKYSVYEDIIVLDNNYRVLANLDEKNEILGKQIKGPNLIKTMEGEVPFVEYFKNSKLQYGDSNSHVFSSRICREGTSQAIGLICLCFRFENEMAQIFEKLTNDYDGSVMTIIDDTNTVIASSDENHVPTGIVIEPVESGVNGVIYYRGSDYISKTIATQGYQKYFGLGWKGHVMIPLSLAFRDNRNLKNIDSSVTSGLMHQADSFSTELNEIINKTQTINGSLKRIVYNGQIIARDDSIDAEYSRLKPILRAIGRIGTNTSSLFQSSVSNLFSTVVSTSLVDTSFLASLCVDIMDRNLYERANDCRWWALDSTFRRILTKDKVSDNDKKQLTDILTYINDLYTVYSNLFIFDKTGTIIAVANPNRSEDVGRTLTYPYIDEILSNANPEKYFVSPFEKTDLYDNRHTYIYGASITDFDNHSRTVGGIGIVFDSEDQFKTILEESLHTGNDTFAVFADRKKKIISSTNDAYEIGSVLNLPDELFTVANGNTRSEILVYENSYYSIGCACSSCYREYKNSDGYHNDVIAFVFEKMADYAEITLTKSTEKEIEQSDFAFSMTNDHKKLATFVINGQVYGMEQSYVIEALEASKAISVPGTNAVIRGAVEFNDNYYAVVDALALFNKNEPSHDAFHLLMLQLSDDEMIAIQVEKLVSVLEINLNDIQPVEISSAITGIICLTDGSNRTILEMDPQIILEKLVENQVDEELEAALPMLEAMETV, encoded by the coding sequence ATGATCGTATATAAACAAAAAGATTTTTTAAACTATATGCCAGATGTTCAGGAATGCAATAAAAGCATTTCTGATCTCAATGACCAATGGGATAATATTAAACTTCTATCGGAAATTAATTGCCCGATTCAGTCAAAAAGTGTTCTGCCGAATATGACCAAAATTCAAAGTGGTTTTATTGACTTGCAGGAAGAACTGATTGATACACTTGTTTCAGAAAAATTAAAAAAAATGGAACAGAAAATTATCTCTAAAACCCAGGTTGCTATTGATATCCTGATCCGCAATCTTTTCGAAAGAACGGCCGATATCGGTTTTCTGGCAACCGATGATGATATCCGTCGATTTGTCGAAAATGAAGCGCGAACAGAAAGTGATCGCAACCAGATTTTAAGTCGCATGCGGGAGTATGTAGCCAAATATTCCGTATATGAAGACATTATTGTACTTGACAATAATTATCGGGTTCTTGCCAATCTTGATGAAAAAAATGAAATTCTGGGCAAACAGATCAAAGGCCCTAACCTCATCAAAACCATGGAAGGTGAAGTTCCTTTTGTTGAGTATTTCAAAAATTCAAAATTGCAATATGGAGATAGCAACTCCCATGTCTTTTCTAGCCGAATCTGCCGGGAAGGTACATCACAGGCCATTGGCCTGATCTGTTTATGTTTTCGATTTGAAAACGAAATGGCTCAGATTTTCGAAAAACTAACCAATGACTATGACGGCTCAGTCATGACCATCATCGATGATACCAATACCGTCATTGCCAGCAGTGATGAAAATCACGTCCCTACTGGTATCGTCATTGAGCCAGTGGAGTCTGGCGTAAATGGTGTAATCTACTATCGTGGTTCTGATTATATTTCAAAAACCATTGCCACCCAGGGTTACCAAAAATACTTTGGGCTTGGATGGAAAGGTCATGTCATGATTCCGCTCAGCCTTGCTTTCCGGGATAACCGGAACCTCAAAAACATCGATTCCTCTGTTACCTCAGGGCTAATGCACCAGGCTGATTCCTTTTCCACCGAACTGAATGAGATTATCAACAAAACTCAAACCATTAATGGTTCCCTTAAACGGATTGTTTATAACGGACAAATCATTGCCCGTGATGATAGCATCGATGCTGAGTATTCTCGTTTAAAACCTATTTTAAGAGCCATCGGGCGCATCGGCACCAATACCAGCAGCCTTTTTCAAAGCTCGGTTTCCAATCTGTTTTCAACCGTCGTATCGACGAGCCTTGTAGACACCAGTTTTTTAGCATCGCTTTGTGTGGATATCATGGACAGAAACCTGTACGAACGAGCCAATGACTGTCGCTGGTGGGCATTAGATTCCACCTTTCGTCGGATTCTTACCAAAGATAAAGTTAGTGACAATGATAAAAAACAATTGACCGACATCTTAACCTACATTAATGACCTTTACACGGTTTATAGCAACTTATTTATTTTTGACAAAACCGGAACCATTATTGCAGTGGCTAATCCGAATCGTTCGGAGGATGTTGGCAGAACATTAACTTATCCATATATTGATGAAATATTATCAAATGCTAATCCTGAAAAATACTTCGTTTCTCCATTTGAGAAGACCGATTTATACGATAACCGTCATACCTATATCTATGGCGCTTCCATTACTGACTTTGATAATCATAGTCGAACCGTTGGCGGGATTGGTATTGTTTTTGACAGTGAAGACCAATTTAAAACCATTCTTGAAGAATCACTTCATACTGGTAATGATACTTTTGCCGTGTTTGCAGACCGGAAGAAGAAAATCATCTCATCCACAAACGATGCTTATGAAATTGGCTCAGTCTTAAATCTCCCAGACGAGCTCTTTACTGTGGCCAACGGAAATACCCGTTCTGAAATTCTGGTTTATGAAAATAGTTACTATTCAATTGGTTGCGCCTGCTCCTCCTGTTATCGCGAATATAAAAATTCAGATGGATATCACAACGATGTAATCGCCTTTGTCTTTGAAAAGATGGCCGATTATGCTGAAATAACCTTAACAAAATCAACAGAAAAAGAAATTGAACAATCTGATTTTGCCTTCTCAATGACCAATGACCATAAGAAACTGGCAACCTTTGTCATTAACGGACAGGTATATGGTATGGAGCAATCTTATGTGATTGAAGCATTGGAAGCCAGCAAAGCCATTTCGGTTCCCGGAACAAATGCGGTCATCCGCGGTGCTGTAGAATTTAATGATAACTATTATGCTGTCGTTGATGCGCTGGCCCTTTTTAATAAAAACGAACCGAGTCATGATGCCTTCCACTTACTGATGCTTCAGCTTTCTGATGACGAAATGATCGCTATTCAGGTCGAAAAACTGGTGAGCGTTCTTGAAATCAATTTAAATGATATTCAACCGGTTGAAATTTCCTCGGCAATTACTGGCATTATTTGCCTGACTGACGGTTCCAACCGAACAATTCTGGAAATGGATCCCCAAATTATTCTGGAAAAACTCGTTGAAAATCAGGTTGATGAAGAACTGGAAGCGGCCCTGCCGATGTTAGAAGCCATGGAAACCGTTTAG
- a CDS encoding carboxylesterase family protein codes for MPFLNTEKTEMPKRPILYPPCGSVQGQFRKGVSSYKGIPYALPPIGQRRFRAPESMAPWEEVRDCSKHGNTSLQMGGITVDSPGTYHMDGKSEDCLFLNIWTPARTEVDRFPVYVFIHGGAFSSGSGSEMVYDGSRMAQEGVVVVTINYRLGALGFLATRGLRDESGTAGNYGLLDQIQALHWIQENISAFGGDPDQVTIGGQSAGAYSVTALLLSPLAKRLFHQAVIESGSIFSISAFSVLNRGDMEKTLDNGKLFCDLYGIEDSQAGLKALRDLPGDIFAALSMIKSDQSTVPNAFSFWPVFDGVVLPEDPVKALKNGDVNKVRILIGYNTAESSLFIKGHTNLGIYQMLCYHIFGPDNAPKVMDHFFVDAEHSPLERAQQIYTYSAFLIGMVMMAKEYAQLGFDVYFYNFDYDPAILKIVGLNTAHGMELPFVFGNGIGQRRATKISNLSWVMQQSWVNFIKYGNPNFKEEYKGQIIWPKFDSENKYIMVFDARLSSRNLPNQEDLDFLENLMFTELTE; via the coding sequence ATGCCATTTTTAAACACCGAAAAAACAGAAATGCCGAAACGACCTATCCTTTATCCTCCCTGCGGCTCCGTTCAGGGGCAATTCCGAAAAGGTGTTTCCAGCTATAAAGGAATCCCCTATGCGCTACCGCCAATCGGCCAAAGACGATTTAGAGCACCTGAATCGATGGCACCCTGGGAAGAAGTCCGGGATTGCTCAAAACATGGTAACACCTCTCTGCAAATGGGAGGAATTACGGTCGATTCTCCCGGTACCTATCATATGGATGGTAAAAGTGAAGACTGTCTCTTTTTAAATATTTGGACACCGGCCCGGACAGAGGTCGATCGATTTCCCGTTTACGTCTTCATCCATGGCGGTGCTTTTTCCTCTGGCTCTGGGTCTGAAATGGTCTATGACGGCAGCAGGATGGCCCAGGAAGGCGTCGTTGTGGTCACCATTAACTATCGTCTTGGTGCTCTGGGTTTTCTGGCCACCCGGGGGTTACGTGACGAATCCGGGACCGCTGGTAACTACGGATTACTCGACCAGATTCAGGCACTGCACTGGATCCAGGAAAACATTTCAGCTTTTGGCGGCGATCCTGATCAAGTCACCATCGGCGGTCAATCAGCTGGTGCTTACAGTGTCACCGCGCTTTTGCTTTCGCCCCTGGCCAAAAGACTTTTTCATCAGGCCGTAATTGAAAGCGGTTCGATCTTTTCAATTTCAGCATTTTCCGTACTCAATCGTGGCGATATGGAAAAAACGCTGGATAACGGTAAACTCTTTTGTGATTTATATGGCATCGAAGATTCTCAAGCCGGTCTGAAGGCCTTGAGAGATCTTCCGGGTGATATTTTTGCAGCACTCTCGATGATCAAATCCGATCAATCCACGGTTCCTAATGCTTTTAGTTTTTGGCCAGTATTCGATGGGGTTGTCCTCCCAGAAGATCCGGTAAAGGCACTTAAAAACGGTGACGTAAATAAAGTCAGAATTTTGATTGGCTATAATACTGCCGAATCCTCCTTGTTCATCAAAGGTCATACGAATCTTGGCATTTACCAGATGCTTTGTTATCATATCTTCGGTCCAGACAATGCCCCGAAAGTTATGGATCATTTTTTTGTCGATGCGGAACATTCTCCACTGGAACGCGCACAACAGATCTATACTTATTCGGCCTTTTTAATTGGCATGGTAATGATGGCAAAGGAATATGCTCAGTTGGGATTTGATGTCTATTTTTATAATTTCGATTATGATCCGGCGATCCTCAAAATAGTCGGATTAAATACTGCTCATGGCATGGAACTTCCTTTTGTATTTGGCAATGGGATTGGACAGCGCCGTGCCACCAAAATCAGTAATTTGTCCTGGGTCATGCAGCAATCCTGGGTCAATTTTATAAAATATGGTAATCCAAATTTTAAGGAAGAATATAAAGGTCAAATTATCTGGCCAAAATTCGACTCTGAAAACAAATACATTATGGTTTTTGATGCGCGCCTCTCCAGCCGAAATCTTCCCAATCAGGAAGATTTAGATTTTTTAGAAAACCTGATGTTTACTGAGCTGACGGAATAA
- a CDS encoding nucleotidyltransferase, with protein sequence MKILGIIAEYNPFHKGHAWQIESSKKESGCDGVMVLMSGSITQRGDFAILNKWERTRLALSSGVDLVCELPFGYACQSAEAFAHGGVKIFNATGVIDVLSFGSEFGYLKPLNSLAKILVDEPAEFKSFLKQELATGVSFPKARELAIQSFLGNEVGNLLKTPNNILALEYLKALYKTRNTITPMTVKRLGADYHSVKPSEYLSASGIRRILTDALINPESEQVILQALDHKLPYAIDELLIPIKQNHNLAGDNAFLNALRLQILSRDVYHLKNTPYVSEGLEHKIRDALKTATNLDECINAIISKRIPLTRVRRILCNRLLELDKETLSLFQTESYIPYLRVLGFNEKGKTILKQIKEKGDLPILTNLKKSRFTLSPMQRKMLYYDCRATDLHNQFYENNYCYHRDYIQRPVQSCKC encoded by the coding sequence ATGAAAATTCTTGGTATTATCGCCGAATACAATCCCTTTCACAAGGGACATGCCTGGCAAATTGAATCATCAAAAAAAGAGAGTGGCTGTGATGGCGTCATGGTTTTAATGAGTGGCAGTATCACGCAGCGCGGTGATTTTGCAATTCTAAACAAATGGGAACGAACCCGGCTGGCTTTGTCATCTGGTGTTGATCTGGTCTGCGAACTGCCCTTCGGATATGCCTGTCAAAGTGCCGAAGCCTTTGCTCATGGTGGGGTTAAGATTTTTAACGCCACTGGTGTAATTGATGTCCTCTCCTTTGGATCCGAATTCGGCTACCTAAAACCCCTGAATAGCCTGGCTAAAATATTGGTTGATGAACCCGCTGAATTTAAAAGCTTCCTTAAACAAGAATTAGCTACCGGAGTTTCTTTTCCCAAAGCCAGAGAACTTGCCATCCAGTCTTTTTTAGGCAATGAGGTTGGCAATCTTCTGAAAACCCCCAATAACATTTTGGCTCTTGAATACCTTAAAGCCCTTTACAAAACACGAAATACCATCACACCGATGACCGTAAAACGCCTGGGTGCCGATTATCATAGCGTGAAGCCATCTGAATATCTCAGCGCCAGTGGTATTCGGCGAATCCTAACCGATGCGCTAATAAACCCGGAGTCGGAACAAGTCATTTTACAAGCATTAGATCATAAGCTTCCCTACGCGATTGATGAATTGCTGATACCAATTAAACAAAACCATAATCTCGCTGGCGATAACGCTTTTCTGAATGCCCTGCGCCTGCAAATTCTTTCCCGGGATGTTTATCATCTAAAAAACACACCCTATGTCAGTGAAGGCTTAGAACATAAAATCAGAGATGCCTTAAAAACCGCAACGAATCTTGATGAATGCATCAACGCGATTATTTCTAAGCGCATTCCCCTGACCCGGGTTCGTCGCATTCTTTGCAACCGACTTTTAGAGTTGGATAAAGAGACGCTCAGTCTTTTTCAAACAGAGTCCTATATCCCCTACCTTCGGGTATTGGGTTTTAACGAAAAAGGCAAAACCATCCTCAAACAGATTAAAGAAAAAGGTGACCTGCCGATATTAACAAACCTTAAAAAGAGCCGCTTCACCCTTTCTCCGATGCAGCGAAAAATGCTATACTATGATTGCCGGGCGACTGACTTACATAATCAATTCTACGAAAATAACTACTGCTACCATCGAGATTACATTCAACGACCAGTGCAATCGTGCAAATGCTAA
- a CDS encoding acetate kinase: MNVLVINCGSSSLKYQLLDMTTEEVLAKGLVERIGIEGSVLVHEAPGQDKVKLEQPMKTHKEALNLVMAALVDPAHGVVKSLEEISAVGHRAVHGAETFSDSVVIDDAVIKSLEECSELAPLHNPANLIGINACRELLPNVPMVAVFDTAFHQTLPGEAFMYPLPYELYEKFKIRKYGFHGTSHKFVSQAAAELMGKKLEDLKLISCHLGNGASLCAIKNGKSVDTSMGLTPLAGLEMGTRCGDIDPAIIPFLVNKGYTVEEVDNIMNKKSGVLGVSGISSDFRDVEGAANNGNKRAQLALDIFHYRVRTTIGAYVAAMDGVDGIIFTAGLGENSTTSRAAICGGLKFLGITLDPVTNSKRGEATVISDKDSKTTVMVIPTNEELMIARDTLALAK; this comes from the coding sequence ATGAATGTACTTGTTATTAACTGCGGTAGTTCTTCACTAAAATATCAGTTGCTTGATATGACCACTGAAGAAGTTTTGGCTAAAGGTTTAGTTGAGAGAATTGGTATTGAAGGATCTGTTTTGGTTCACGAAGCTCCAGGTCAAGACAAAGTAAAATTGGAACAACCAATGAAAACACACAAAGAAGCTTTGAATCTTGTCATGGCAGCGTTAGTTGATCCAGCTCATGGTGTAGTGAAGTCTTTGGAAGAAATTTCTGCTGTTGGTCATCGAGCTGTTCATGGTGCTGAAACTTTCTCTGATTCAGTCGTTATTGATGATGCGGTTATCAAAAGTTTGGAAGAGTGTTCAGAATTAGCACCACTTCATAACCCTGCAAACCTCATCGGAATTAATGCATGTCGGGAATTATTACCAAATGTACCAATGGTCGCCGTATTTGATACCGCTTTCCATCAGACATTACCAGGCGAAGCTTTCATGTATCCACTCCCTTATGAATTATATGAAAAATTCAAGATCAGAAAATACGGCTTCCACGGAACATCTCACAAATTTGTGAGTCAGGCAGCTGCTGAATTAATGGGTAAAAAACTGGAAGATTTAAAATTGATTTCCTGTCATTTAGGCAATGGCGCCAGCCTTTGTGCAATCAAAAATGGCAAATCGGTTGATACTTCAATGGGATTAACACCACTGGCTGGCTTAGAGATGGGAACCCGTTGTGGTGACATCGATCCTGCGATTATTCCTTTCTTGGTTAACAAAGGTTACACCGTAGAAGAAGTTGATAACATCATGAACAAAAAGTCTGGTGTCCTTGGCGTTTCTGGAATCAGCTCAGATTTCCGTGATGTTGAAGGTGCTGCTAATAATGGCAATAAACGTGCTCAATTAGCACTGGATATTTTCCATTACCGAGTCCGAACCACTATTGGTGCTTATGTTGCCGCGATGGACGGCGTCGATGGCATTATCTTCACCGCTGGTTTAGGAGAAAATTCAACAACTTCCCGAGCTGCAATTTGTGGTGGCTTGAAATTCTTAGGAATTACTTTAGATCCAGTTACCAACAGCAAACGGGGCGAAGCGACTGTTATCTCTGATAAAGACTCTAAAACAACCGTAATGGTTATTCCAACCAACGAAGAATTAATGATTGCAAGAGACACCCTGGCTTTAGCTAAATAA
- a CDS encoding DUF177 domain-containing protein has translation MNFEINKLLQEKIIPFEFVVKNTDLNDIEGELDENGALIRGNIEKLSKGNFLVTFTIEMTMIYPCARCLEPTPIDCRYDYSDTVTVEDDVTIVDLLPVVEECIYINEPFRVLCSEDCAGLCPKCGNNLNHEQCECDKFGDYDPRFEALKNLL, from the coding sequence ATGAATTTTGAAATCAATAAGCTATTACAGGAAAAAATAATCCCTTTTGAATTTGTTGTGAAAAATACGGATTTAAATGACATAGAGGGAGAACTGGATGAAAATGGTGCATTGATCCGGGGAAACATTGAGAAATTATCGAAAGGTAATTTTCTGGTGACTTTCACCATCGAGATGACCATGATCTATCCCTGTGCGCGTTGCCTAGAACCAACCCCAATCGATTGTCGTTATGACTATTCAGACACGGTAACGGTTGAAGATGATGTGACAATTGTAGATCTATTGCCCGTCGTTGAAGAATGCATTTATATTAATGAACCTTTCCGTGTATTATGCAGTGAAGATTGTGCGGGTTTGTGTCCAAAATGTGGCAATAATTTAAATCACGAGCAATGCGAATGTGACAAATTTGGTGATTATGATCCTCGATTTGAAGCGTTGAAAAATTTATTGTAA
- the rpmF gene encoding 50S ribosomal protein L32, whose product MAVPKRKTSKSRRDKRRTHYKLNIPGMSTCPKCGEIKLPHRVCKSCGTYKDVSVISFNE is encoded by the coding sequence ATGGCTGTACCAAAGAGAAAAACTTCAAAATCAAGAAGAGACAAAAGAAGAACACATTACAAATTAAATATTCCAGGAATGAGTACTTGTCCAAAATGTGGTGAAATTAAATTACCTCATCGAGTTTGCAAGTCTTGTGGCACATACAAAGACGTTAGCGTTATCAGCTTTAACGAATAA
- the plsX gene encoding phosphate acyltransferase PlsX, protein MNIFLDAMGGDHAPYEIIKGAIDAVKEYDVSLTLVGRRSAIEEELSKYDYPKDKIEILHAETVIENTEDPAMAIRRKPDSSLVVALDEMKNRENAVLISAGSTGALLSGGLLKLGRIKGIKRPALAATLPKSDGVFVLIDTGANADCKPEYLEQFAQLGKIYSENVLGKKNPGIGLINIGAEAKKGNSLVKAAYELLEAGEFNFLGNVEARDIPDTKADVLVCDGFTGNIVLKLTEGIADYLLKGIKTSIMSNTKGKIGGMLIKDNLKSFKKQFDYAEYGGAPFLGVKGGIIKAHGSSDAFAIKNAVRQSIKFIENDVLQKITDNAKNMEA, encoded by the coding sequence TTGAATATATTTTTAGACGCTATGGGTGGTGATCATGCTCCCTACGAAATCATAAAGGGTGCCATTGATGCCGTTAAAGAATATGATGTATCGCTCACTCTGGTAGGGCGAAGGTCTGCCATTGAAGAAGAACTTTCAAAATACGATTACCCTAAAGACAAAATTGAGATACTTCATGCTGAAACGGTGATTGAAAACACGGAAGACCCGGCCATGGCAATCCGGCGAAAGCCAGATTCATCATTGGTGGTGGCTTTGGATGAAATGAAAAACAGAGAAAATGCGGTTTTAATTTCAGCCGGCAGTACTGGGGCGCTTTTATCCGGCGGTCTTTTAAAATTGGGTCGGATCAAAGGAATCAAACGTCCAGCACTGGCCGCAACGCTGCCTAAAAGCGATGGCGTTTTTGTTTTGATTGATACGGGTGCCAATGCCGATTGTAAACCGGAATATTTGGAACAGTTTGCCCAATTGGGAAAAATTTATTCAGAAAATGTTTTAGGTAAAAAAAATCCGGGTATCGGTCTGATTAATATTGGTGCGGAAGCAAAAAAAGGAAACAGTCTTGTCAAAGCGGCTTATGAGCTTTTGGAAGCTGGGGAATTTAATTTTTTGGGCAATGTGGAAGCACGGGATATTCCCGATACAAAAGCCGATGTTTTAGTATGTGATGGATTCACAGGTAACATTGTGTTGAAATTAACCGAAGGCATCGCGGATTATCTACTTAAAGGAATAAAGACCTCAATCATGAGCAACACCAAAGGTAAAATTGGGGGAATGCTGATTAAGGACAATTTAAAAAGCTTTAAGAAACAATTTGATTATGCAGAATATGGTGGAGCACCGTTTTTAGGTGTGAAAGGCGGCATCATCAAAGCCCATGGCAGCAGTGATGCATTTGCCATTAAAAATGCGGTCCGGCAGAGCATTAAGTTTATTGAAAATGATGTGCTGCAAAAGATAACCGATAACGCAAAAAATATGGAGGCTTAA
- the acpP gene encoding acyl carrier protein, with protein sequence MDEKFLKVTAIISEQLDVDIEKITLQTSLIDDLEADSLDVVELIMAFEDEFGTKIDETALENIQTVEDIINAIS encoded by the coding sequence ATGGATGAAAAATTTTTAAAAGTTACGGCAATTATTTCTGAACAACTTGATGTTGATATTGAAAAAATTACGTTACAAACCTCACTCATTGATGATCTGGAAGCAGACTCATTGGATGTGGTTGAGTTGATTATGGCATTTGAAGATGAATTCGGAACAAAAATTGACGAAACAGCATTAGAAAATATCCAAACAGTTGAAGATATTATCAATGCAATTTCTTAA
- the rnc gene encoding ribonuclease III, with the protein MTIEEKIDYRFKKKDLLKVALTHSSHSGNSTNNERLEFLGDAVLELIISEYLFLSHKLSEGKMTKIRSNIVCAESLSKAAYELQLGDHIFLGKGEIVTGGRQRKSNLANAFEALIGAVFLDSNFETTRKVVLKILESNIQLALSGALVKDYKTELQEYIQKNNDNVIEYVLDRSEGPEHNKTFYINLIFNGDCVSHGIGKSKKEGEQDAAKNYLIKTKKLI; encoded by the coding sequence GTGACAATCGAAGAAAAGATCGATTACCGTTTCAAAAAAAAGGATTTATTAAAAGTAGCATTAACACATAGTTCACATTCAGGAAATTCAACCAACAACGAACGACTTGAATTCTTGGGGGATGCAGTATTGGAACTGATTATCAGTGAGTATTTATTTTTGTCTCACAAATTATCTGAGGGTAAAATGACGAAAATCCGTTCCAATATTGTATGTGCCGAGTCACTTTCCAAGGCTGCCTATGAGCTCCAACTGGGAGATCATATTTTCTTGGGAAAAGGTGAAATTGTAACCGGCGGCAGACAGCGTAAATCGAATCTTGCCAATGCATTTGAGGCCCTGATTGGGGCTGTTTTTTTAGACAGTAATTTTGAAACAACCCGGAAAGTCGTTTTAAAAATACTGGAGAGTAATATCCAGCTGGCTCTGTCAGGAGCTTTGGTCAAAGATTATAAAACCGAACTGCAGGAATATATCCAAAAAAATAATGACAATGTGATCGAATATGTTTTGGACCGATCCGAAGGGCCGGAACACAATAAAACCTTTTATATCAATTTGATTTTTAATGGTGACTGTGTCAGCCATGGGATCGGAAAAAGCAAAAAAGAAGGGGAGCAGGACGCTGCCAAAAACTACTTGATTAAAACCAAGAAACTAATTTGA